One genomic region from Equus asinus isolate D_3611 breed Donkey chromosome 8, EquAss-T2T_v2, whole genome shotgun sequence encodes:
- the LOC106834638 gene encoding HLA class II histocompatibility antigen, DO alpha chain, translating to MVFSGGLVLGLHTLMTLLSPQEAEAIKADHMASYGPAFYQSYGASGQFSHEFDGEQLFSVELKKREAAWRLPEFGDLTRFDPQNGLASIAMIRVHLDVLVERSNRTRAINVPPRVTILPKSRVELGQPNVLICIVENIFPPVINITWLRNGQTITEGVAQTSFYSQPDHMFRKFHYLTFVPSADDFYDCKVEHWGLAEPLLRHWEPQVPILPPDITETLICVLGLAIGLVSFLVGTILLIISTCLSGAPRRRGPGCLGKESR from the exons ATGGTCTTCAGTGGGGGGCTGGTCCTGGGACTTCACACCTTGATGACCCTCCTGAGCCCCCAGGAAGCTGAGGCCATCAAGG CCGACCACATGGCCTCCTATGGACCAGCCTTCTACCAGTCCTATGGCGCCTCGGGTCAGTTCTCCCATGAGTTTGATGGGGAGCAGCTGTTCTCTGTGGAGCTGAAGAAGAGGGAGGCTGCCTGGCGTCTGCCTGAGTTTGGCGACCTCACCCGCTTTGACCCGCAGAATGGCCTGGCCAGCATCGCGATGATCAGAGTCCATCTGGACGTCTTGGTGGAACGCTCCAACCGCACCAGAGCCATCAATG TGCCTCCAAGAGTGACCATACTCCCCAAGTCTCGAGTGGAGCTGGGCCAGCCCAACGTCCTCATCTGCATTGTGGAAAACATCTTCCCCCCTGTGATCAACATCACCTGGCTGCGTAATGGTCAAACAATCACCGAGGGGGTGGCCCAGACCAGCTTTTATTCCCAGCCTGACCACATGTTCCGCAAGTTCCACTACCTGACCTTCGTTCCCTCAGCTGATGACTTCTATGACTGCAAGGTGGAGCACTGGGGCCTGGCAGAGCCGCTCCTCAGGCACTGGG AGCCTCAGGTGCCTATCCTGCCGCCAGACATCACAGAGACTCTGATCTGTGTCCTTGGCCTGGCCATTGGCCTGGTGAGCTTCCTCGTGGGCACCATCCTCCTCATCATAAGCACATGCTTGTCCGGTGCCCCCAGGCGCAGAGGCCCTGGGTGTCTGGGGAAGGAAAGTAG GTAA